One window from the genome of Pseudanabaena yagii GIHE-NHR1 encodes:
- a CDS encoding aspartate carbamoyltransferase catalytic subunit → MTELTWQRRHVISLSDFTPNDYETVLQTAVSFLEVLSRRNKKVPTLQSKVVANLFFESSTRTRNSFELAAKRLSADTLNFAPGTSSLSKGETILDTARTFLAMGTDIMVIRHQSAGVPLAIAKDMDALSGKVAILNAGDGKHEHPSQALLDLLTFCMYLNPTAPTAKDLKGKKVAIVGDILHSRVARSNLWSLLTNGADVHLAAPPTLLPPEFAEYGAKIHYSLEPALEDADFVMTLRLQMERMGQFLIPSLREYHAKYGITRDRLAKCAPNVQVLHPGPVNRGVEISSDLMDDPRLSLIDKQVTNGVAIRMSLLYLLGTAI, encoded by the coding sequence ATGACTGAACTTACTTGGCAGCGACGACATGTGATCTCGCTGTCTGATTTTACGCCGAACGATTACGAAACGGTTTTGCAGACAGCCGTTAGCTTCTTAGAAGTTCTGTCGCGCCGCAACAAAAAAGTACCAACCTTGCAGAGCAAAGTTGTTGCTAACTTATTTTTTGAGTCCTCCACGCGCACGCGCAATAGTTTTGAGCTTGCAGCTAAGCGTCTCTCGGCGGATACGCTCAATTTTGCCCCCGGAACTTCCTCTCTTTCTAAAGGAGAAACGATTCTCGATACGGCGCGAACATTTCTGGCGATGGGAACGGACATCATGGTGATTCGCCATCAATCGGCGGGTGTACCCTTAGCGATCGCCAAAGATATGGATGCCCTCAGTGGTAAAGTCGCGATTCTCAATGCAGGGGATGGCAAGCATGAGCATCCATCTCAAGCTTTGCTCGATTTGCTGACCTTCTGCATGTATCTCAATCCCACGGCTCCCACGGCAAAGGATCTCAAGGGCAAAAAAGTAGCGATCGTTGGCGATATTCTGCATTCACGGGTAGCGCGATCAAATCTTTGGAGTCTGCTCACCAATGGCGCAGATGTCCACCTTGCCGCACCACCGACATTATTACCCCCAGAATTTGCGGAATATGGCGCAAAAATTCATTATTCCCTAGAGCCAGCCCTTGAGGATGCTGATTTTGTAATGACTCTGCGTTTACAAATGGAACGGATGGGACAATTCCTGATTCCCAGTTTGCGCGAATATCATGCGAAGTATGGCATCACTCGCGATCGCCTTGCCAAATGTGCGCCCAATGTTCAAGTCTTACACCCTGGTCCAGTAAATCGTGGTGTGGAAATTAGTTCTGACTTGATGGACGATCCACGCCTGAGCTTAATCGATAAACAGGTCACAAATGGAGTAGCAATTCGGATGAGTTTGTTATATTTGCTGGGTACAGCAATTTAA